Proteins encoded within one genomic window of Akkermansiaceae bacterium:
- a CDS encoding FAD-dependent oxidoreductase: MKAKSPFATVATFWKSFTLAALVASPAGARADELLIDAESFSDLGGWVVDQQSMDQMGSPYLMAHGLGEAVTDARTTFQIRKGGKHRVWVRTRDWVGKWKGDEFKGPMKASGSPGIFNVVMDGRPLEILFGEKGAEWHWQDGGTVELAAGEHQLALRDLTGFNGRCDAILLSDAPGFVPGGSLAEIQTLRDRLLPQQQVVVEKGGYDLVVVGGGMAGICAAVSAARYGCNVALIQDRPILGGNNSSEVRVGLSGLIRKKPYPELGNLVEQLGPVGHWNLWEANRQPELEYSKEILAIIKKHPEKKEHNAGDASNYQDDKKLKYVLAEKNITLLLNTRANGVEMKDGRIASVLAQDTRSGQKMKISGRIFADCTGDGNLGYLAKADYRIGRESKTHTEEELAPSVEDDLVMGTSVQWNTRVEEDASAFPEVTWGIGFTEETCVETVRGDWDWETGSHLNNATQMEEVRDYALRVVFGNWSVLKNSSDPARRKKFANRKLNWVAYIGGKRESRRLMGEFVLRQQDVVGGIPYPDASVTTTWTIDLHYPKQPLCACDAFQSKASHVKIDPYPIPYRCFYSRNVPNLMMAGRNISVTHVALGTVRVMRTTGMMGEVVGMANAIMKEHQCLPKDVYTDHLAQLKRLMTEGVPGAPKLK; the protein is encoded by the coding sequence ATGAAAGCCAAATCACCGTTCGCTACCGTGGCCACGTTCTGGAAGTCTTTCACCCTCGCCGCGCTCGTGGCCTCCCCGGCGGGCGCACGGGCCGACGAGCTGTTGATTGATGCCGAGAGCTTCTCCGACCTCGGGGGCTGGGTCGTGGACCAACAGTCGATGGACCAGATGGGCTCACCCTATCTCATGGCCCATGGACTGGGGGAGGCGGTCACGGACGCCCGGACCACCTTCCAGATCCGCAAGGGAGGGAAACATCGGGTATGGGTCCGCACCCGCGACTGGGTGGGGAAATGGAAGGGCGACGAGTTCAAGGGGCCGATGAAAGCCAGCGGCTCGCCCGGTATTTTCAACGTGGTCATGGACGGACGCCCGCTCGAAATCCTCTTCGGCGAGAAAGGCGCCGAATGGCATTGGCAGGACGGCGGCACCGTCGAGCTGGCCGCCGGGGAGCACCAGCTCGCCCTGCGTGACTTGACCGGTTTCAACGGACGCTGCGACGCCATCCTTCTGAGCGATGCCCCCGGCTTCGTGCCCGGCGGGTCGCTCGCGGAGATCCAGACCCTGCGCGACCGCCTCCTGCCCCAACAGCAGGTGGTGGTGGAAAAGGGCGGCTACGATCTGGTTGTCGTCGGCGGAGGCATGGCGGGCATCTGCGCCGCCGTCAGCGCAGCCCGCTATGGCTGCAATGTGGCCTTGATCCAGGACCGCCCCATCCTGGGAGGGAACAACAGCTCCGAGGTCCGCGTCGGCCTTTCCGGACTGATCCGCAAGAAGCCCTACCCGGAGCTCGGGAACTTGGTCGAGCAACTGGGGCCGGTGGGGCACTGGAACCTATGGGAAGCCAACCGGCAGCCGGAACTGGAGTATAGCAAGGAGATCCTGGCCATCATCAAAAAACATCCCGAGAAGAAGGAGCACAACGCCGGGGACGCCTCGAACTACCAGGACGACAAGAAGCTCAAATACGTCCTCGCGGAGAAGAACATCACCCTGCTGCTCAACACCAGGGCCAACGGAGTGGAGATGAAGGACGGCAGGATCGCCTCCGTGCTGGCGCAGGACACCCGCAGCGGACAGAAGATGAAAATTTCCGGGCGGATCTTCGCCGACTGCACCGGCGACGGAAACCTCGGCTACCTCGCCAAGGCGGACTACCGGATCGGCCGCGAGTCGAAGACCCACACCGAGGAGGAGCTGGCCCCATCGGTGGAGGACGATCTCGTGATGGGCACCTCCGTCCAGTGGAACACCCGGGTGGAGGAAGATGCGTCCGCTTTCCCGGAAGTCACCTGGGGCATCGGTTTCACCGAGGAAACCTGCGTTGAAACCGTCCGCGGCGACTGGGACTGGGAAACGGGGTCACACCTCAACAACGCGACGCAGATGGAGGAAGTCCGTGACTACGCGCTGCGCGTGGTCTTCGGAAACTGGAGCGTGCTCAAAAACAGCTCTGATCCCGCACGCCGGAAGAAGTTCGCCAACCGGAAGCTCAACTGGGTCGCCTACATCGGCGGCAAGCGCGAATCCCGGCGCCTGATGGGGGAGTTCGTCCTCAGACAGCAGGACGTCGTCGGGGGCATCCCCTACCCCGATGCCTCCGTGACCACCACCTGGACCATCGACCTGCACTACCCGAAGCAACCGCTCTGCGCCTGCGATGCCTTCCAGTCGAAGGCCAGCCACGTCAAGATCGATCCCTATCCCATCCCCTACCGCTGTTTCTATTCACGCAATGTGCCCAACCTCATGATGGCGGGGCGGAACATCAGCGTCACCCACGTCGCCCTGGGCACCGTGCGCGTCATGAGGACCACCGGCATGATGGGCGAGGTCGTCGGCATGGCCAATGCCATCATGAAGGAACACCAGTGCCTGCCCAAGGACGTCTATACCGATCACCTCGCACAGTTGAAGCGGCTCATGACCGAAGGCGTCCCCGGAGCACCGAAGCTCAAGTGA
- a CDS encoding HU family DNA-binding protein, whose protein sequence is MPAKKSTSTESKFNKTQILEHISASTGVAKKEVSAVLDSLAEVIQLHVNKKSVGEFVLPGLLKISTVKKPAVKARKGISPFTKEEVTFKARPASVAVKVRPLKKLKEMVL, encoded by the coding sequence ATGCCTGCCAAGAAATCAACTTCCACTGAATCCAAGTTCAACAAGACCCAGATCCTCGAGCACATCTCCGCCAGCACCGGCGTTGCCAAGAAAGAGGTCTCCGCGGTTCTCGACAGCCTCGCCGAAGTGATCCAGCTCCACGTGAACAAAAAGTCCGTCGGCGAGTTCGTCCTTCCGGGCCTTCTCAAGATCAGCACGGTCAAGAAACCGGCGGTGAAGGCCCGCAAGGGGATCAGCCCGTTCACGAAGGAAGAAGTCACCTTCAAGGCCCGCCCGGCATCCGTCGCCGTGAAGGTCCGCCCGCTGAAGAAGCTCAAGGAGATGGTTCTCTGA
- a CDS encoding FecR domain-containing protein produces MRDDPTSPEPPTEELLHALMAGELREEQRAVLLERLRSDPAAREAYGSVIEMEAMLHHEFPRMAEFREPAPLVRRPSGRVAPVVIRKRKDSRMMAGWGMAAALLLSLAAWWGLRPAPAPVLVEGYGEWSWLDAAGRKHPLEVGQALGRNGALVTEGTGSFAKLRFVDKSTVVLSGEGELKVPVEKSKRLVLRSGNLEVEMTPQPAGRPAYVETATARVEVVGTRFSVDATSSSTTVAVTSGKVRFKRLADGDTVDIPQERMATATLDARSGLEARSFSSAPVSWRAVPPQGGYFGAQPFRAGGSSAQPVIHHGVVFRSDGDRVFDGIVELRTQSRLRVKFRVADPGAHIRIFLHCRDGKGGFAGNREVKFRASSLPEDVIGWRIYEGDIGGMEIIAPAKGAGISGSRLANLSISVLEADDLLQVSEVEIQD; encoded by the coding sequence ATGCGAGACGATCCGACATCACCCGAACCCCCGACGGAGGAACTGCTGCACGCGCTCATGGCCGGGGAGCTGCGGGAGGAACAGCGCGCCGTGCTGCTGGAGCGGTTGCGGAGTGATCCGGCGGCGCGGGAGGCGTATGGCTCGGTGATCGAGATGGAGGCGATGCTCCATCATGAATTTCCCCGGATGGCGGAGTTCCGTGAACCCGCGCCGCTGGTGCGCAGGCCGTCGGGGAGGGTGGCGCCGGTGGTCATCAGGAAAAGGAAGGACTCCCGGATGATGGCGGGATGGGGCATGGCGGCAGCGCTGCTGCTTTCCTTGGCGGCATGGTGGGGCCTGCGCCCGGCACCGGCTCCGGTGCTGGTGGAAGGCTATGGCGAATGGTCATGGCTGGATGCGGCGGGCAGGAAGCATCCGCTGGAGGTGGGGCAGGCCCTGGGGAGGAACGGGGCGCTGGTGACGGAGGGGACCGGCTCCTTCGCGAAGCTGCGGTTCGTGGACAAGAGCACCGTGGTGCTGTCGGGGGAGGGCGAGCTGAAGGTGCCAGTGGAAAAGTCGAAGCGCCTGGTCCTCCGGAGCGGGAACCTGGAGGTGGAGATGACCCCGCAACCTGCGGGCAGGCCGGCCTATGTGGAGACAGCCACCGCACGGGTGGAGGTGGTGGGGACGCGCTTCTCCGTGGATGCGACATCTTCCAGTACTACGGTCGCCGTAACTTCCGGAAAGGTGAGGTTCAAACGGCTGGCGGACGGTGACACCGTGGACATCCCGCAGGAGAGGATGGCGACCGCCACGCTGGATGCCCGCAGCGGGCTGGAGGCGCGGTCGTTTTCCTCCGCCCCGGTGTCATGGAGGGCGGTTCCGCCGCAGGGGGGGTACTTCGGGGCGCAGCCCTTCCGCGCGGGAGGGTCTTCCGCGCAACCGGTCATCCATCATGGGGTGGTGTTCCGCAGCGACGGGGACCGCGTTTTCGATGGCATCGTGGAGCTCCGGACCCAAAGCAGGCTGCGGGTGAAGTTCCGCGTGGCGGACCCTGGTGCGCACATCCGGATCTTCCTGCACTGCCGGGATGGGAAGGGCGGCTTCGCCGGCAACCGCGAGGTCAAGTTCCGGGCCTCCTCACTGCCGGAAGATGTCATAGGCTGGAGGATCTACGAGGGGGACATCGGCGGGATGGAGATCATCGCCCCGGCGAAAGGTGCCGGGATCTCAGGCTCCCGCCTGGCGAACCTTTCCATCTCGGTTCTTGAAGCCGATGACCTGCTCCAGGTTTCCGAAGTGGAGATCCAGGACTGA
- a CDS encoding sigma-70 family RNA polymerase sigma factor — protein MTPDEPIRMLSQLQPALYAYILSLHPNRVDAEDILQETNVTVWKKLGEYEPGTNFRAWAFKIAYYQTLAERKRLSRRPSFFELDEQLLNLLSEEAEVRLAQYDEKANALKHCLVELRPEDTRLLKRHYADGSPIKSIAEELGRSAVALRGSLLRIRRALKACIEKRLPTSPT, from the coding sequence ATGACGCCGGACGAACCCATCCGCATGCTGAGCCAGCTACAGCCGGCCCTGTATGCCTATATCCTGAGCCTCCACCCGAACCGGGTGGATGCGGAGGACATCCTGCAGGAAACGAACGTCACGGTCTGGAAGAAGCTGGGTGAATACGAGCCGGGGACGAATTTCCGCGCCTGGGCGTTCAAGATAGCCTACTACCAGACGCTCGCGGAGCGGAAACGGCTTTCCCGGAGGCCGTCGTTTTTCGAGTTGGACGAGCAGTTGCTGAACCTGCTGTCGGAAGAGGCGGAGGTCCGCCTGGCACAGTATGATGAGAAGGCGAACGCGCTGAAGCACTGCCTGGTCGAGTTGCGTCCGGAAGACACCCGGCTGCTGAAGCGCCACTATGCCGACGGCTCCCCGATCAAGTCGATCGCGGAGGAGCTGGGCCGCAGCGCGGTCGCCCTGCGTGGTTCCCTGCTGAGGATCCGCCGGGCACTGAAAGCCTGCATCGAGAAACGCCTGCCCACTTCCCCCACCTGA
- a CDS encoding polysaccharide deacetylase family protein: MNKHWMILLSVALGSGLAVAAPGDTKVAKWKDDRTAAFLLMFDDGWPSHWQVAIPEMAKRGLIGTFYINPEKGEYKKFEEKWTKEIPGTGMVYGNHTMTHQGVRDAEHAEYEVGACAEYIRKVTAKEKPELLSYGQPGVGPGKWNITKEQLDELLEKHHLIDRPPFRDHGAVYHLQTTEQMMALADKAVGEKGMEYLVLHGVERKEPDWGYQDFWALKQDVFFPLLDRLKEKSDKGELWITDHVTQHKYEVQREAAAVKVVRAAAEEIELEVTCSADPKWYDGVLTFITEVPGDWKKVAVSQGDARATVDVKDGVVKFDALPGAVVLTAQ, from the coding sequence ATGAATAAGCACTGGATGATCCTGCTCTCGGTCGCCCTGGGCAGCGGCCTGGCGGTTGCCGCGCCCGGCGACACCAAAGTCGCGAAATGGAAGGACGACCGCACCGCGGCTTTCCTGCTGATGTTCGACGACGGCTGGCCGAGCCACTGGCAGGTGGCCATCCCGGAGATGGCGAAGCGGGGGCTGATCGGGACTTTCTACATCAACCCGGAGAAGGGTGAGTACAAGAAGTTCGAGGAGAAATGGACCAAGGAGATCCCCGGGACGGGCATGGTCTATGGCAACCACACGATGACCCACCAGGGCGTGAGGGACGCGGAGCATGCGGAGTACGAGGTGGGTGCCTGTGCGGAATACATCCGCAAGGTCACCGCGAAGGAAAAGCCGGAGCTGCTTTCCTACGGCCAGCCGGGGGTGGGGCCGGGGAAATGGAACATCACCAAGGAGCAGCTTGATGAATTGCTGGAGAAACACCACCTCATCGACCGTCCGCCTTTCAGGGACCATGGCGCGGTCTATCACCTCCAGACGACGGAGCAGATGATGGCCCTGGCGGACAAGGCGGTCGGGGAGAAGGGCATGGAATACCTCGTCCTCCACGGCGTGGAGCGGAAGGAGCCGGACTGGGGCTACCAGGATTTCTGGGCGCTGAAGCAGGATGTCTTTTTCCCGCTGCTCGACCGGTTGAAGGAAAAGTCGGACAAGGGCGAACTCTGGATCACCGATCACGTCACCCAGCACAAGTACGAGGTGCAGCGGGAGGCGGCCGCTGTGAAGGTCGTGCGCGCGGCGGCGGAGGAGATCGAGCTGGAGGTGACATGTTCCGCGGACCCGAAATGGTATGACGGAGTGCTGACCTTCATCACCGAGGTGCCGGGCGACTGGAAGAAGGTCGCCGTTTCCCAGGGCGATGCGCGTGCGACCGTGGATGTGAAGGACGGCGTGGTGAAGTTCGACGCGCTCCCCGGGGCGGTCGTGCTGACCGCACAGTGA
- a CDS encoding sigma-70 family RNA polymerase sigma factor — translation MPEINEYTEVVQAHHSGLRYFIRSLGVQSAWVDDLAQEAFLLAYRKWDDLDKAENAGAWLRTIARNLVMNELTKTSRRQRLIDENLTTLLLDTETEGRGPGAAEEHAIRNRALIECIEGLSTRSREIIRARYFDDRNSSQIGDDLNMQSATVRKVLFHSRQLLADCLRSKAIYDAH, via the coding sequence ATGCCAGAGATCAACGAATACACGGAAGTCGTCCAGGCCCACCACTCCGGCCTCCGCTATTTCATCCGCTCCCTCGGCGTGCAGTCCGCGTGGGTGGATGACCTCGCCCAGGAAGCCTTCCTCCTCGCCTACCGGAAATGGGATGATCTGGACAAGGCGGAGAACGCGGGTGCCTGGCTCCGCACCATCGCCCGCAACCTGGTGATGAACGAGCTGACGAAAACCAGCCGCCGCCAGCGCCTCATCGACGAAAACCTGACCACCCTCCTGCTGGATACGGAGACGGAAGGCCGCGGCCCGGGCGCCGCCGAGGAACACGCCATCCGCAACCGCGCGCTCATCGAGTGCATCGAGGGTCTTTCCACCCGTTCCCGCGAGATCATCCGCGCCCGCTACTTCGACGACCGGAACTCCAGCCAGATCGGCGATGATCTGAACATGCAGTCCGCGACGGTGCGGAAGGTTCTTTTCCACTCACGGCAGCTCCTCGCGGACTGCCTCCGCTCGAAAGCCATCTACGACGCCCACTGA
- a CDS encoding arylsulfatase, whose translation MPMRFLMLSVTLLGVASAMAAPPNIVLIYADDLGYGDISVNGATAVATPNIDRIAKEGINFRSGYSTSATCTPSRFSMLTGKYAFRQEGTGILPGDAGLIIDPDKPTLPSIMRQAGYRTGVVGKWHLGLGPAGGPDWNGEIKPGPKEVGFGFSHIMAATGDRVPCVYVEDGRVVNLDPADPIKVSYQSAFPGLPTGISHRSELRMDWNHGHNNAVINGIGRIGFMSGGTAALWKDEEMADAFTAQAVRFIKESEGKPFFLFHALHDIHVPRVPHPRFVGKTSMGPRGDAIIQADWQVGEVLRTLDELGIAENTLVIFTSDNGPVLNDGYVDESFVKVGDHKPAGPFKGGKYSIHEGGTRVPFLVRWPAEIKGGGTSDAVVSQIDFPKTFAKLGGTTVPEGAFPDSEEISAALTGGSPDGRAFVVQQGGGGQLALREGDWKLVLPKKGKPQLFNLADDLAESRNVAAEHPDKVKELSARLEEIRG comes from the coding sequence ATTCCGATGAGATTCCTCATGCTTTCCGTCACGCTGCTGGGTGTGGCGTCCGCCATGGCCGCGCCCCCGAACATCGTCCTCATCTACGCGGATGACCTCGGTTACGGTGATATCTCGGTGAATGGCGCGACGGCGGTGGCGACGCCGAACATCGACCGCATCGCGAAGGAGGGCATCAACTTCAGGTCCGGCTACAGCACTTCCGCGACCTGCACGCCATCGCGGTTCTCCATGCTGACGGGCAAATACGCCTTCCGTCAGGAAGGGACCGGCATCCTGCCGGGGGATGCCGGCCTGATCATTGATCCGGATAAGCCGACCCTGCCCTCCATCATGCGGCAGGCGGGCTATCGCACGGGTGTGGTCGGGAAGTGGCACCTCGGGCTGGGGCCGGCGGGCGGTCCGGACTGGAACGGTGAGATCAAGCCGGGACCGAAAGAGGTCGGATTCGGCTTTTCCCACATCATGGCGGCAACGGGTGACCGCGTGCCGTGTGTCTATGTGGAGGACGGCCGGGTGGTGAACCTGGATCCGGCGGATCCGATCAAAGTGTCCTACCAATCGGCGTTTCCGGGGTTGCCCACCGGCATCAGCCATCGTTCGGAACTGCGGATGGACTGGAACCACGGGCATAACAACGCGGTCATCAACGGCATCGGTCGCATCGGTTTCATGAGCGGCGGAACGGCGGCGTTATGGAAGGATGAGGAAATGGCGGACGCGTTCACGGCGCAGGCGGTGCGCTTCATCAAGGAGTCGGAGGGCAAGCCGTTCTTCCTGTTCCACGCGCTGCATGACATCCACGTGCCGCGCGTGCCGCATCCGCGGTTCGTCGGAAAGACCAGCATGGGTCCCCGCGGAGATGCCATCATCCAGGCGGACTGGCAGGTGGGCGAGGTGCTGCGGACGCTCGATGAACTGGGCATCGCGGAGAACACCCTGGTGATCTTCACCAGCGACAACGGTCCCGTGCTGAACGACGGCTATGTGGATGAGTCCTTCGTGAAAGTCGGCGACCACAAGCCTGCCGGACCTTTCAAAGGGGGCAAGTATTCGATCCATGAGGGAGGCACGCGGGTTCCGTTCCTGGTGAGATGGCCCGCGGAGATCAAGGGCGGCGGGACGAGCGATGCGGTGGTCAGCCAGATCGACTTTCCGAAGACCTTCGCCAAGCTGGGTGGAACGACCGTTCCGGAAGGCGCATTTCCGGACAGCGAGGAAATCTCAGCGGCGTTGACCGGCGGCTCTCCCGATGGCCGTGCATTCGTCGTGCAGCAGGGAGGTGGCGGACAGCTTGCCCTGAGGGAGGGGGACTGGAAGCTGGTCCTGCCGAAAAAGGGCAAGCCCCAGCTTTTCAATCTGGCCGATGATCTGGCGGAGAGCCGGAATGTGGCCGCGGAGCATCCGGACAAGGTGAAGGAACTGTCCGCCCGGCTGGAGGAGATCCGCGGGTGA